In the genome of Yarrowia lipolytica chromosome 1B, complete sequence, the window GTATGCCTTGTTTTGTACACCACGAGACGCTTCCGGGGCAGCCATATTGGATCGTTGGAACGCGCTCATAAAATTGACGTACTGGTCAAGGTGTCGATTCTCGCTTCATCATTTCAAGGAGAGGTACGAATTCTTAGTTAGGCTCCGTGGGACCAAACAACAtactgctgccaaggctgATATTAGCGAGCACCTTGTCGATTGTATGGATGTGATATTGTCTGAAGCGCTGCGTCTAGCCTGTCCCCTAGCTGGTAGCAAACCGAGATCGTCTTCTTACTGCGGCTGTCCCCGTGACGACCCTCTAGGATATCCCTGTGAGTACAAGATGTCCACTATCGTGCAGCAGAGAAAGCTTTCGCTAGACGATTTCAACCCCCATTGGAGAAGTTTTTACGTGGACCTGAAGATTGTGAAAGTTAATGACCAAGGAAAAGATGCCAAGGAGCGCATTAGAACCTGGTGCCAATCTGTACTCCTTGGAATTAGGTAACCAGGATGCTGGAGTTTTGGACCAGCCTCTCAGAAAGAGGCATAAAGTAGGTCATGCAGATTCATACTTAGTAATACAGGATAAATGACGCGTATCGATTATGTATACCTGAGGTTCGTTAGTACTCAAGTCTAAGTCTGATTAATACCGATACAATTGAATACAAACGAAACCCCCCAATTAACATGGTATCAACCTTTACCTGAATTCTAGCCACCGTTTCCACGCTCCACAGCCTCAATTACCCCTCCGTCCTGTAAACCAAGGGTGGCAATTGTTTTCTTGGTGTTCCTGATGCTTCTTCCGTCAACGGAATACATGAACCTCAGGGACCTGACATCTTCTGGGAGCAACTGCATCAGTTTGATGAACGTAATGCCAGGTGGAACGGCACGGAACAGAAGCGTTCTTGATTTTCCATCTCCTGAAACATAGACGAACGATAACTGAATGCGATGGCCGTCTTCGTCGCTTGTGTTAAGGTCATCACTGTCGTATTCTGCTGTCATATTCGGAATAAATTCCGATAGTGAGGTCATTTTGAGATGATATCGCAGTTAGAATAAGTTAGGACGCAGTTTTGGAGATACTAGCTGCTCAGTTCATTGAGTTCCACATCAACCTCAGATTTTCCCTACAAAGTAAGTCCAACACAAACGGTGTGTTTATAGTAAGTACAAGGGCGCTATTGAGCAATGAAGTGTGCAAAGAAAATCAAATCTGTTGAAAGAATCTCTTAATAAAAACAGTTGGCCTCCGTCATTATTTAGTTTTAAAAGGGGTGACCTGTTCTAGATATGAAAACtaccactacaagtagaatGACCAACAAACGTAGGATAACAGTGGGAACCCAAAATTATTCTATCTAATTGTAGTGCGGACCTCATTTCAGATTTTGTTAAGAGATTGAATCGCTGAAACTTATAGAGGGACATGACAGCATCAAGTAATCACGAGAAATTGGTTTAAAAAGATACCGACTTAACAGTTCCGTTCTACTCACAATGTTTCTCGCTTATCAGATAACCACATTCCCGTGTGCTGATGGGCTTAACGCAAACGTCTACCTTCACTGACAAGACAAATATCATATCAGTAATTGATCAGTAATTCTTCAATTTCAAATGCAACATTAGTTGCACATgattgtacagtatgtactgtacactgtactgtGCACCTACGGTCATACACTACGTAGCTGCCATCTTAAGAAACAAGAGCGATATACCTCAACAACCTCGAAAATTGCGCCCGTGACCATGACCTAACTGAACAAAACACATCTGGCATTATTCTAATCATGATCGACCCTAGAAGTACTGTGACTGCTTCAACAAATCCGGAATTTCTGGTTTCAAGGAGAGTGTC includes:
- a CDS encoding uncharacterized protein (Compare to YALI0B23474g, no similarity), which gives rise to MLYVPPQRYQVFVELKEDYEIAPIIHPTKQPDHIDLYALFCTPRDASGAAILDRWNALIKLTYWSRCRFSLHHFKERYEFLVRLRGTKQHTAAKADISEHLVDCMDVILSEALRLACPLAGSKPRSSSYCGCPRDDPLGYPCEYKMSTIVQQRKLSLDDFNPHWRSFYVDLKIVKVNDQGKDAKERIRTWCQSVLLGIR